A single Spiroplasma floricola 23-6 DNA region contains:
- a CDS encoding glycoside hydrolase domain-containing protein, whose amino-acid sequence MKKIWNIFIAIALIVTPFSYVLACTWKSTQEELKFWENNYQYGPQKEFKTQSASNNQYIDYFFGKPEFNYATYLIEANSVEETIISETVKFNGDLENVKKTPLNQSELKLWKNDTQSTQLILFKENSEDVISDLKIEILNSKDEDIEINANFIKPIKAKNTINNIYNPASPKAVFYNYDEIATNELSSIKLDFQPLLITAKTNDQTQVGKRDVNFKLTFKANSVEQQIDFRQELNVVDMNINRANEQINAISSDSMSFPTSSQKFVLKQFDKVITKKSINLSQKEYDNLFNLTEQEILKIIKDNNISMPSDTKIIRWEDEENEGEIFRKDKDNKHVSILIQSDTYFVTNKAANKINGQDNPTDKIQIYFNNPNPNPNPNKSINKTKGYDQSVYVKPTFKNDSVTSVFSNPDKNYSRLVNYKNSLHDFLVKEDNENENRSLDNKYGRKFSQLKQENNAKYGYVPNFGLGYIKYTATNNNLKTVDDFWSSVDKNNLADIFNEDLEWSINFDILDEYMNFLNESGYEKIFIPVTARNANPFNFYYKTDIDAINQSGGNAQQKVLANITYKNKFIDPSGNISKDYEVLRDEIIAILTKNLVTHINKIKANNSSTYYDAYNNIDIYYSFDETKQEINEKVIDTYQLEDPENLIKTHAYIGWEFEVEDYYNVDELEQKFNPYDEITLQQREYIFNYEKGSQKDVSNFRKLVEDRHSQEKNTRFYSSWQNFPGGYLSSVPGDLTWSTLMAYKYGTNGFDRFQLDGFYSNDISLDGYILGHPHEPADASLIYPGDSEKIYDSLRLVNLQNGIKLVWKLITLEQENKISAQDALKIRNYIKWNNDIRSNIEYKWTTNLNDTITINNFDSENDTVYTQIFKIKEFVNMFS is encoded by the coding sequence ATGAAAAAAATATGAAACATTTTTATTGCCATAGCGCTTATAGTTACACCATTTTCATACGTCTTAGCATGTACTTGAAAGTCAACACAAGAAGAACTTAAATTTTGAGAAAATAATTATCAATATGGACCTCAAAAAGAATTTAAAACTCAAAGTGCTTCAAATAATCAATATATAGATTATTTTTTTGGAAAGCCAGAATTCAATTATGCAACTTATCTGATAGAAGCAAACAGTGTTGAAGAAACAATAATTTCTGAAACAGTTAAATTTAATGGGGATTTAGAAAATGTTAAAAAAACACCACTAAATCAATCAGAATTAAAGTTATGAAAAAATGATACTCAATCAACGCAATTAATATTGTTTAAAGAAAATAGTGAAGATGTAATTAGTGATTTAAAAATTGAAATATTAAATTCTAAAGATGAAGATATAGAAATTAATGCCAATTTTATTAAACCTATAAAAGCAAAAAATACAATTAATAATATATATAATCCAGCTTCACCAAAAGCAGTTTTCTACAATTATGATGAAATAGCTACTAATGAACTATCTTCAATTAAATTGGATTTTCAACCATTATTAATAACTGCAAAAACAAATGATCAAACACAAGTTGGTAAAAGAGATGTTAATTTTAAATTGACTTTCAAAGCCAATAGTGTAGAGCAACAAATTGATTTTCGTCAAGAGTTAAATGTTGTTGATATGAATATTAATCGAGCAAATGAACAAATTAATGCTATCAGTTCTGATTCAATGTCTTTTCCAACATCATCACAAAAATTTGTTTTAAAACAATTTGATAAAGTGATAACAAAGAAAAGCATTAATTTAAGTCAAAAAGAATATGACAATTTATTTAATTTAACTGAACAAGAAATTTTAAAAATTATTAAAGATAATAATATAAGTATGCCTTCAGATACTAAAATTATTAGATGAGAAGATGAAGAAAATGAAGGCGAAATTTTTAGAAAAGATAAAGATAATAAACATGTTAGCATTTTAATTCAATCAGATACTTACTTTGTAACAAATAAAGCTGCAAATAAAATAAATGGTCAAGACAATCCAACAGATAAAATTCAAATTTATTTTAATAATCCTAATCCTAATCCTAATCCTAATAAAAGTATAAATAAAACAAAAGGATATGATCAGTCAGTTTATGTTAAACCAACTTTCAAAAATGATTCAGTAACTAGTGTTTTTTCAAATCCAGATAAAAACTATTCAAGATTGGTAAATTATAAAAATAGTTTACATGATTTTTTAGTAAAAGAAGATAATGAAAATGAAAATAGAAGTTTAGATAATAAATATGGTAGAAAATTTAGTCAATTAAAGCAAGAAAATAATGCAAAATATGGCTATGTGCCAAATTTTGGTTTAGGTTATATCAAATATACAGCAACAAATAATAATTTAAAAACTGTAGATGATTTTTGATCTTCAGTTGATAAAAATAATTTAGCAGATATCTTCAATGAGGATTTAGAATGAAGTATTAATTTTGATATCCTTGATGAATATATGAACTTTTTAAATGAAAGTGGTTATGAAAAAATATTCATACCAGTTACTGCAAGAAATGCCAATCCCTTTAACTTTTATTATAAAACAGATATTGATGCAATTAATCAAAGTGGGGGAAATGCTCAACAAAAAGTATTGGCAAATATTACTTATAAAAATAAATTTATAGATCCTAGTGGCAATATTTCAAAAGATTATGAAGTATTAAGAGATGAAATTATTGCCATTTTAACTAAAAACTTAGTAACTCATATAAATAAAATTAAAGCAAATAATAGCTCAACTTATTATGATGCTTATAATAATATTGATATTTACTATTCTTTTGATGAAACTAAACAAGAAATTAATGAAAAAGTAATTGACACTTATCAATTAGAAGATCCAGAGAATTTAATTAAAACACATGCTTATATTGGATGAGAATTTGAAGTTGAAGACTATTATAATGTGGATGAATTAGAACAAAAATTTAATCCTTATGATGAAATTACTTTACAACAAAGAGAGTATATTTTTAATTATGAAAAGGGCAGTCAAAAAGATGTTAGTAACTTTAGAAAATTAGTTGAAGATCGTCACAGTCAAGAAAAAAATACAAGATTTTATTCTTCATGACAAAATTTTCCTGGAGGATATTTATCTTCAGTGCCAGGAGATTTAACTTGATCTACTTTAATGGCATATAAATATGGAACAAATGGATTTGATCGTTTCCAATTAGATGGATTTTATTCAAATGATATATCCTTAGATGGCTATATTTTGGGCCATCCTCATGAACCAGCAGATGCATCACTTATTTATCCTGGAGATAGTGAAAAAATTTATGATAGTTTAAGATTAGTAAACCTTCAAAATGGAATTAAATTAGTATGAAAATTAATTACTCTTGAACAAGAAAATAAAATTTCTGCTCAAGATGCTTTAAAAATTAGAAATTATATTAAATGAAACAATGATATAAGATCAAATATTGAATATAAATGAACAACAAATTTAAATGATACTATTACAATCAACAATTTTGATAGTGAAAATGATACTGTTTATACTCAAATATTTAAAATTAAAGAGTTTGTTAATATGTTTAGTTAA
- a CDS encoding AEC family transporter — MFYSNSLKAIVDVVSNFNFWSILIAASLVIFIGFIFQKKQLIFADWEKVIVKIILYVALPALALKSFLIDINTENIWESVAIAIIGLIFYTSLTFGSKYFFLKTTKSKQDTLAMSVAFSSAVYFGVMIIKAIYPQKQQEIDLYSSLFLVGFWIFMYSAAASIMQKKYYDEKTIQESLLDQNKKWWDFFKVFKNPIIIETFVGIFLWLFQLIPGVNIIKGGYSISRVDKYIPGVNQILSILAPLASPLAWFSMGSILAKSEIKEAFKSKLVWWASFVKSFITPLICLVLFIIFSLVFKSISETSISSLALVLSIAIVASPTANTIVGYAILYDKEPKIASHIGTLTILLSIVVIPVWILVASAIGATSLFTQ; from the coding sequence ATGTTCTATAGCAATTCATTAAAAGCTATTGTAGATGTCGTTTCAAATTTTAATTTTTGAAGTATTTTAATAGCAGCTTCACTTGTTATATTTATAGGATTTATCTTTCAAAAAAAGCAATTAATTTTTGCTGATTGAGAAAAGGTGATTGTTAAAATAATATTGTATGTGGCATTGCCCGCACTAGCTTTAAAAAGTTTTTTAATAGATATTAATACAGAAAATATTTGAGAATCAGTTGCAATAGCAATTATTGGTTTAATTTTTTATACAAGTTTAACTTTTGGATCAAAATACTTTTTCTTAAAAACTACAAAATCAAAACAAGATACACTTGCTATGAGTGTTGCTTTTTCATCAGCAGTTTATTTTGGAGTAATGATAATTAAAGCAATTTATCCACAAAAGCAACAAGAAATTGATTTATATTCATCTTTATTTTTAGTAGGTTTTTGAATTTTTATGTACTCTGCTGCTGCAAGTATTATGCAAAAAAAATATTATGATGAAAAAACAATTCAAGAATCATTACTTGATCAAAACAAAAAATGATGAGATTTCTTTAAGGTTTTTAAAAATCCAATAATAATTGAAACTTTTGTTGGAATATTTTTATGACTATTTCAATTGATTCCTGGAGTTAACATTATTAAAGGAGGATATTCAATAAGCAGAGTTGATAAATATATACCAGGAGTAAATCAAATTTTATCAATTTTAGCACCTCTAGCAAGTCCGCTTGCATGATTTTCTATGGGATCAATTTTGGCAAAAAGTGAAATAAAAGAAGCATTTAAATCAAAATTAGTTTGATGAGCTTCATTTGTTAAAAGTTTTATAACACCTTTAATTTGTCTGGTTTTATTTATTATTTTCTCATTAGTTTTTAAATCAATTTCAGAAACTTCAATATCATCTTTAGCTTTAGTTTTAAGTATTGCAATTGTTGCTTCTCCAACTGCAAATACAATAGTGGGTTATGCTATTTTATATGATAAAGAACCCAAAATAGCTTCGCACATAGGAACATTAACAATATTATTAAGTATTGTAGTGATACCAGTATGAATACTTGTTGCATCAGCAATTGGAGCAACAAGTTTATTTACACAATAA
- a CDS encoding ABC transporter ATP-binding protein — MIIKKRKKVELYVHLFNAMKNKKILTFLMFMITVSIALLLIWNIKAIEYITALLVSKSVLDSMLSLKTNDIYEIIKQLGLNLTQEQIDQILNSINVGSSVYEQIIQKFFYDFVHYDGQNLSITLFGKNFGLYALSFSMIFDVTLVVILSYINFIISGHIAQAYETQLKRKLINKIIDQDLHYFNSNKTGQLISTIVKDSSIVSSYIKEAPIIYFLSTITISFSAILMFNISWKLALCVFGLLLAFMLIIFITIIISNKATRKISKISQGLDNELSEKIYNIRLVKSVGTFKEEKQHFDEMIDHVSKKKKKKFFASEVPSALIIGGIGSFSMASIIFGVFLFYNQTQALISIMTSFTAGVIVMTIPIMQLRQIISDAPQARVSAVNVSALLESEIFIEKDKEKEINETVNSISLKNIGFAYPQTDEFIIKDFNIDLVKGKKYAFVGPTGSGKSTIAKLLLRFYDPQQGEILINNKIKLKELNLKSWLDKVGYVDQEPQILSGNIYQNVSYGLENKNHKDIIEACKKAKIHDLIMSWPDQYETILFERGAQLSGGQKQRLVIARLILKNPEILILDEATSALDNIVEAEIQKELESLMEGRTTISIAHRLSTIKNFDEIYVLEQKKGIVDTGNFEKLISTEGLFKTLYQLSK, encoded by the coding sequence ATGATTATTAAAAAAAGAAAAAAAGTAGAACTCTACGTTCACTTATTCAATGCAATGAAAAACAAAAAAATATTAACATTTTTAATGTTTATGATAACAGTTTCAATTGCTTTATTGTTAATTTGAAATATTAAAGCAATTGAATATATTACAGCTCTTTTAGTATCTAAAAGTGTTTTAGATTCAATGCTTTCATTGAAAACAAATGATATTTATGAAATCATTAAACAATTAGGATTGAATTTGACTCAAGAACAAATTGATCAAATTTTAAATAGTATAAATGTTGGATCTAGCGTATATGAACAAATAATTCAAAAGTTCTTTTATGATTTTGTTCATTATGATGGACAAAACCTATCAATAACTTTATTTGGTAAAAATTTTGGTTTATATGCTTTATCATTTTCAATGATTTTTGATGTTACACTTGTTGTAATACTCTCTTATATAAATTTTATTATCAGTGGTCATATTGCTCAAGCATATGAAACACAATTAAAAAGAAAACTTATAAATAAAATAATTGATCAAGACTTACATTATTTTAATTCTAATAAAACTGGTCAATTAATTTCAACAATAGTAAAAGATAGTTCTATTGTCTCTTCTTACATAAAAGAAGCACCAATTATTTACTTTTTATCAACAATTACAATTTCATTTTCTGCAATATTAATGTTTAATATTAGTTGAAAATTAGCTTTATGTGTATTTGGGTTATTACTTGCTTTTATGTTAATAATTTTTATAACAATAATAATTTCAAATAAAGCAACAAGAAAAATTAGTAAAATCTCACAAGGTTTAGACAATGAATTGAGTGAAAAAATATATAACATAAGATTAGTTAAATCTGTTGGAACTTTTAAAGAAGAAAAACAACATTTTGACGAAATGATCGATCATGTTTCTAAAAAGAAAAAGAAAAAATTCTTTGCTTCAGAAGTCCCTTCTGCATTAATAATTGGAGGTATAGGAAGCTTTTCAATGGCATCCATTATATTTGGAGTATTTCTATTTTATAATCAAACTCAAGCTCTAATTAGTATTATGACTTCATTTACAGCTGGTGTTATTGTTATGACAATTCCAATTATGCAATTGCGACAAATAATTTCTGACGCTCCTCAAGCAAGAGTATCTGCTGTAAATGTTAGTGCTTTGCTTGAAAGTGAAATTTTTATTGAAAAAGATAAAGAAAAAGAAATTAACGAAACAGTTAATTCAATTAGCTTAAAAAATATTGGATTTGCCTATCCTCAAACTGATGAATTTATTATTAAAGATTTTAATATTGATTTAGTTAAAGGTAAAAAGTATGCCTTTGTTGGACCTACTGGAAGTGGAAAATCAACAATAGCAAAATTATTGCTTCGTTTCTATGATCCTCAACAAGGAGAAATTCTTATTAACAATAAAATTAAATTAAAGGAATTAAACTTAAAATCATGATTAGATAAAGTTGGTTATGTAGATCAAGAACCTCAAATACTGAGTGGAAACATTTATCAAAATGTAAGTTATGGTTTAGAAAATAAAAATCACAAGGATATAATTGAAGCTTGTAAAAAAGCAAAAATACATGACTTAATTATGAGTTGACCAGATCAATATGAAACAATTTTATTTGAACGAGGAGCACAATTAAGTGGAGGACAAAAACAACGTCTAGTAATTGCTAGATTAATTTTAAAAAATCCTGAAATTTTAATACTTGATGAAGCAACAAGTGCTCTTGACAATATTGTTGAAGCAGAAATTCAAAAAGAATTAGAAAGTTTAATGGAAGGAAGAACAACAATATCAATTGCTCATAGACTAAGTACAATTAAAAATTTTGATGAAATTTATGTTTTAGAGCAAAAAAAAGGAATTGTTGATACAGGAAATTTTGAAAAATTAATTTCAACTGAAGGACTATTCAAAACTTTATATCAATTATCAAAATAA
- a CDS encoding lipoprotein, which translates to MKKLLSVLAAISFVSSSTVSVVACGTKEKPKESKPEEPKNDMNEVIQDFKKEVTKIWTQHYEKEVANNLITIEDVKNDYKFLNKENIQKYSKPENKDKLTVEEKKQFTNDVEKLFKAKLLKQQLNELKKVNKYKVILDDVDSVFEHVELLFNDNFEINSGEIIKGSYIGNVIVDYNIVIQYKGLNDVEKFKQSGTMKYTSTKSESFKKVGDSMYKNIAKDMFTSQETLKYVNLKWNEIKNKSKDSDAYVNSNNELKNYYNSNEDFHQALLNLVKEKYFKDSFPTLEINYSKKSIYRSNNFLEENKKYLIVNNFDKENSINLRQKDSREIISKILLGDEEVIKENLKSDIFNSRTLQKNRVKYRATQDQFLKEFLNTQEVENYKISDSYQFAIAMGYADFIGPVIKIGEKENSYMHKLPDFKLAISYSMNGENDEISESLIDLSLKLFNVYKKIWAPSIVTDTKYLFNINYKQQNIWNEFNTRYSRLLARRVNDFLNNYNSFYFIELEKNLNLLNMTRNTFNSSNFFYSINVDNFESNLADISFFNKSSSKYYFEVEEQIGTDNKVNFFDTVNYLTFDLFGIVKMNIYFTKEIRQAIFF; encoded by the coding sequence GTGAAAAAATTATTAAGTGTATTGGCAGCAATTAGTTTTGTATCATCTTCAACTGTTAGTGTAGTTGCATGTGGTACAAAAGAAAAACCAAAGGAATCAAAACCAGAAGAGCCAAAAAATGATATGAATGAGGTTATTCAAGATTTTAAAAAGGAAGTTACAAAAATATGAACACAACACTACGAAAAAGAAGTTGCAAATAATCTAATTACTATAGAAGATGTTAAAAATGATTACAAATTTTTAAATAAAGAAAATATTCAAAAGTATTCGAAACCTGAAAATAAAGATAAATTAACAGTTGAAGAGAAAAAACAATTTACAAATGATGTGGAAAAATTATTTAAAGCTAAATTACTAAAGCAACAATTAAACGAGCTGAAAAAAGTAAATAAATATAAAGTTATTTTAGATGATGTTGATTCAGTTTTTGAACATGTAGAGTTACTTTTTAATGATAATTTTGAAATTAATTCAGGAGAAATTATTAAGGGAAGTTATATTGGAAATGTGATTGTTGATTATAATATTGTAATTCAATATAAAGGACTTAACGATGTTGAAAAATTTAAACAATCAGGAACAATGAAGTATACTTCAACTAAAAGTGAGTCTTTTAAAAAAGTTGGAGATTCAATGTATAAAAATATTGCAAAAGATATGTTCACTTCGCAAGAAACTTTAAAATATGTAAACTTGAAGTGAAATGAAATTAAGAATAAAAGCAAAGATTCAGATGCTTATGTAAATTCAAACAATGAGTTAAAAAATTATTACAATAGCAATGAAGATTTTCATCAAGCTTTATTAAATTTAGTTAAAGAGAAGTACTTTAAAGATAGTTTTCCAACATTAGAAATTAATTATAGTAAAAAAAGCATATATAGATCAAATAATTTTTTAGAAGAAAACAAAAAATATTTAATTGTAAATAACTTTGATAAAGAAAATAGTATAAATTTGAGACAAAAGGATAGTAGAGAAATAATATCAAAAATTCTTTTAGGAGATGAAGAAGTAATAAAAGAAAATTTAAAATCAGATATATTTAACTCAAGAACTTTGCAAAAAAATAGAGTTAAATATAGAGCTACTCAAGATCAATTTTTAAAAGAGTTTTTAAATACTCAAGAAGTAGAAAATTATAAAATAAGTGATAGTTATCAATTTGCCATAGCAATGGGTTATGCTGATTTTATTGGACCAGTTATTAAAATTGGAGAGAAAGAAAATTCTTATATGCACAAACTTCCTGATTTTAAATTAGCTATTTCTTATTCAATGAATGGTGAAAATGATGAAATCAGTGAAAGTCTTATAGATTTATCACTAAAATTATTTAATGTTTATAAAAAAATTTGAGCACCTAGCATAGTGACAGATACAAAATATTTATTTAACATAAATTATAAACAACAAAATATTTGAAATGAATTTAATACTCGTTATAGTCGTTTATTAGCTAGAAGAGTTAATGATTTTTTAAATAATTATAATTCTTTTTATTTTATAGAGTTAGAAAAGAATTTGAATTTATTAAATATGACAAGAAATACTTTTAATAGTTCTAATTTCTTTTACTCAATAAATGTCGATAATTTTGAATCAAATTTAGCTGATATATCTTTTTTTAATAAAAGTAGTAGTAAATATTACTTTGAAGTAGAAGAACAAATTGGTACTGATAACAAAGTTAACTTTTTTGATACAGTTAATTATTTAACTTTTGATCTATTTGGAATAGTAAAAATGAATATTTATTTTACTAAAGAAATTAGACAAGCAATCTTTTTTTAA
- the yihA gene encoding ribosome biogenesis GTP-binding protein YihA/YsxC, with protein sequence MIKQAKFITSAANKSGWLKDNIPEVCFIGRSNVGKSTFINALTNQNKLAKTSSTPGKTRLLNFFDINNNQFRIVDAPGYGYARVNHDQKLAFAKMMDEYLINREELKFICQLVDLRHPPTKDDIEMYKFFKHHKIKVFIVATKKDKCKKNDIQKNEKIIKQNLEFDSNDKFLSVSSTEKNNLDKVYDIFIEMFEMN encoded by the coding sequence ATGATAAAACAAGCAAAATTTATTACTTCTGCTGCCAATAAAAGTGGTTGATTAAAAGATAATATTCCTGAAGTTTGTTTTATAGGAAGAAGTAATGTTGGTAAATCTACTTTTATTAATGCTTTAACAAATCAAAATAAATTGGCAAAAACTTCATCAACACCAGGAAAAACAAGATTGTTGAATTTTTTTGATATTAATAATAATCAATTTAGAATAGTTGATGCTCCAGGATATGGTTATGCAAGAGTTAATCATGATCAAAAATTAGCTTTTGCCAAAATGATGGATGAATATTTAATAAATAGAGAAGAGTTAAAGTTTATTTGTCAGTTAGTAGATTTAAGACATCCTCCAACAAAAGATGATATTGAAATGTATAAGTTTTTTAAACACCATAAAATTAAAGTTTTTATTGTAGCTACGAAAAAAGATAAATGTAAAAAAAATGACATTCAAAAAAATGAAAAAATAATAAAGCAAAATTTGGAATTTGATTCAAATGATAAATTTTTGTCAGTTTCATCAACAGAAAAAAATAACTTAGATAAAGTTTATGACATTTTTATAGAAATGTTTGAAATGAATTAA
- a CDS encoding NAD(P)H-dependent oxidoreductase: MKTVVIIANPKPNSFNHAISNSVVAGLKKANKKYEIWDLYEMKFNPIISKEEFELFGYAEYDGTLEHFMNVLRDECEQIVLIYPIVFFEMPAILKGFLDRVFIGTLIKEGEDPINWMPSISIEKTFIIETSLGDMWSLAGNQNRKQNEVLTAQIMRRIGLNNPIIEIYKNLATSTLEEREEFLKRIEQQFSSFNI, from the coding sequence ATGAAAACAGTTGTAATTATTGCTAATCCAAAACCTAATAGTTTTAATCATGCAATTTCAAACTCTGTTGTAGCAGGTTTAAAAAAAGCAAATAAGAAATATGAAATTTGAGACTTGTATGAAATGAAATTTAATCCAATAATAAGCAAAGAAGAATTTGAATTATTTGGTTATGCAGAATATGATGGAACACTAGAACATTTTATGAATGTATTAAGAGATGAATGTGAACAAATTGTATTAATTTATCCAATAGTTTTTTTTGAAATGCCTGCTATTTTAAAAGGATTTCTAGATAGAGTCTTTATTGGAACTTTAATTAAAGAAGGAGAGGATCCAATTAATTGAATGCCTTCAATTAGTATAGAAAAGACTTTCATTATTGAAACATCTCTTGGAGATATGTGATCTCTTGCAGGTAATCAAAATAGAAAGCAAAATGAAGTTCTTACAGCACAAATAATGAGAAGAATTGGATTAAACAATCCTATTATAGAAATATATAAAAATTTGGCTACATCAACTTTAGAAGAACGTGAAGAATTTCTAAAAAGAATAGAGCAACAATTTTCATCATTTAATATTTAA
- a CDS encoding MarR family winged helix-turn-helix transcriptional regulator, translating to MKKQYNLDNLSTLVKGNLVIIILSKRISLRMIRKYPDLYRLAYLHLMFIKNVEGISQVELADLTDTNTSTIHRNIQILIKNNYIEKKVSSRANENELYLTQKGESVVKDIIEWVNEYEKEMGFNEENTKELSLMFKKMITKYSDF from the coding sequence ATGAAAAAACAATACAATTTAGATAATTTAAGTACTCTTGTAAAAGGAAACTTAGTTATTATCATCTTAAGTAAAAGAATAAGTTTAAGAATGATCAGAAAATATCCAGATCTATATAGGTTAGCATATTTACATTTAATGTTTATTAAAAATGTTGAAGGTATCAGTCAAGTAGAATTAGCTGATTTAACAGATACAAATACTTCAACAATACACAGAAATATTCAAATTTTAATTAAAAACAATTATATTGAAAAAAAAGTCTCTTCAAGAGCAAATGAAAATGAATTGTATTTAACTCAAAAGGGTGAAAGTGTAGTTAAAGATATTATTGAATGAGTTAATGAATATGAAAAAGAAATGGGATTTAATGAAGAAAATACAAAAGAGTTATCATTAATGTTTAAAAAAATGATAACTAAATATTCTGATTTTTAG